In Deltaproteobacteria bacterium, a single genomic region encodes these proteins:
- a CDS encoding CoA transferase subunit A, whose amino-acid sequence MPERQERILNETAAASWVQDGMTIAVGAPAPMMLLRHLIRRGVKNLTVIDSGLSLDLLIAAGCVRKVVSYYAGGGFGVPVAPSFRRAVERGEIEVWECEEGILTTGLQAAAQALPFLPWRGGVGTSLPEINLDLKLMQDPIRGETLIAVPPIKPDVALLHAATADAYGNVQHCGGPGWLDLFLHRAADRTIVQVERIVANEDIRANPWATTIAGADAIVRAPYGAHPFYSRGCYVQDNAHLREYVEAATAAAQADKPDALNQYLTRYCREPETHGDYLERVGIKRLLGLYEY is encoded by the coding sequence ATGCCAGAAAGGCAAGAACGTATTCTCAATGAAACCGCAGCCGCGAGCTGGGTGCAAGACGGCATGACCATTGCCGTGGGGGCACCGGCGCCGATGATGCTCCTCCGCCACCTCATTCGGCGCGGCGTGAAGAATCTCACGGTTATCGATAGCGGCTTGAGTCTGGATTTATTGATCGCAGCCGGCTGCGTGCGGAAAGTCGTGAGCTATTACGCTGGCGGTGGCTTCGGAGTACCGGTAGCGCCGTCTTTTCGTCGTGCGGTGGAGCGCGGCGAGATCGAGGTGTGGGAATGCGAAGAAGGCATTCTCACCACAGGCTTGCAAGCGGCGGCGCAGGCTTTGCCCTTTTTACCCTGGCGCGGCGGCGTGGGCACGTCTCTCCCCGAGATCAATCTGGACCTCAAACTCATGCAGGACCCGATTCGTGGCGAAACGCTGATCGCCGTGCCGCCAATTAAGCCTGATGTCGCGCTGCTCCATGCGGCGACCGCCGATGCCTACGGCAACGTGCAGCATTGCGGTGGTCCGGGATGGCTGGATCTTTTCCTTCACCGAGCGGCGGATCGCACCATCGTGCAGGTCGAGCGCATTGTGGCCAACGAGGACATTCGCGCCAACCCCTGGGCGACGACCATTGCCGGTGCCGATGCCATCGTGCGTGCACCGTATGGTGCGCATCCTTTCTATAGCCGTGGGTGCTATGTGCAAGACAATGCGCACCTGCGGGAGTACGTGGAAGCCGCCACTGCGGCGGCGCAAGCCGACAAGCCGGACGCCCTCAACCAGTATCTGACCCGATACTGTCGCGAGCCGGAGACGCACGGAGATTATCTTGAGCGTGTAGGGATCAAGCGCTTGTTAGGGCTCTATGAATACTAA
- a CDS encoding SDR family NAD(P)-dependent oxidoreductase, whose translation MAHDRVAVVAGVGPGIGARFVETFAQEGYRVVALARSADNLAQIRTGLGTLAAQCVFWPTDITDRQQVSQTFARARQELGPVNLLICNAGGGAKRGSFLDVTPEDFLKNLHGQAFGPFLCAKEAIPDMLAHGGGTVVYIGATSSVKGYAKSSAFATGKFALRALAQCNAREFGPQGIHVFHVIIDGGIDDVPLGEDRAVRPGMLDSRSIARVVAQGVAQPRDTWMHELDIRPSVENF comes from the coding sequence ATGGCTCATGATCGTGTTGCAGTTGTCGCCGGTGTCGGTCCAGGCATTGGCGCGCGGTTCGTGGAAACGTTTGCGCAGGAAGGGTATCGCGTGGTCGCGTTGGCGCGCAGTGCCGACAATCTCGCGCAGATTCGCACTGGGTTGGGAACTCTTGCTGCACAGTGCGTTTTTTGGCCCACGGACATCACGGATCGGCAACAAGTGAGTCAGACATTTGCTCGGGCTCGCCAGGAACTCGGCCCAGTCAACCTGTTGATCTGCAATGCCGGCGGAGGGGCAAAACGCGGCTCCTTTCTCGACGTCACGCCCGAAGACTTTCTCAAAAACTTGCACGGCCAAGCGTTTGGCCCATTTTTGTGTGCGAAAGAAGCGATTCCCGACATGCTGGCCCATGGTGGCGGCACGGTGGTGTACATCGGCGCGACCAGCTCAGTGAAGGGCTATGCCAAGTCCTCAGCTTTTGCGACAGGGAAATTTGCCCTTCGCGCGCTGGCGCAGTGTAATGCTCGCGAGTTTGGACCCCAGGGCATCCATGTGTTCCATGTCATTATCGACGGCGGCATCGACGACGTTCCGTTAGGAGAAGACCGTGCCGTGCGGCCCGGGATGCTCGACTCTCGCTCCATCGCTCGCGTCGTCGCTCAAGGCGTTGCCCAACCTCGCGATACATGGATGCATGAGCTTGACATTCGACCGTCGGTAGAGAATTTCTGA
- a CDS encoding DNA-processing protein DprA, which translates to MDEPIHIYRTDPAYPPSLFLHLAEQAPAMLTSRGSLTLLRRKPLVALFCSVQCSEAIILRTYDLARALGEAGVTVLSGFHSPMEKECLTTLLQHGAPVILCPARSLERLRLRSEWKAALAEEHLLLLSSFSPEQQETTTQHALERNRLVAALADALLIAHATPKGRLEQMCDEVVSWGKPVLALDDPENARLLALGAKRVWIEHIRKGETFI; encoded by the coding sequence ATGGACGAGCCGATTCATATCTACAGAACTGACCCTGCCTATCCTCCTTCGTTGTTCCTTCATCTTGCAGAGCAGGCGCCGGCGATGCTGACGTCGCGTGGGTCGCTGACTCTGCTGCGACGGAAGCCGTTGGTGGCGCTGTTTTGTTCCGTGCAGTGTTCCGAAGCGATCATTTTGCGGACGTACGATCTCGCGCGGGCCTTGGGCGAGGCTGGTGTGACTGTCCTGAGCGGGTTTCACTCGCCGATGGAAAAAGAGTGTCTTACGACGTTGTTGCAGCATGGTGCGCCGGTTATTCTGTGCCCCGCTCGGAGTCTCGAACGCTTACGACTCCGAAGCGAATGGAAAGCCGCGTTGGCGGAAGAGCATTTGTTGTTACTCTCGTCATTTTCGCCTGAGCAGCAAGAGACGACGACGCAGCATGCTCTAGAGCGGAACAGGTTGGTAGCGGCTTTGGCGGATGCGCTCCTGATCGCGCATGCCACGCCAAAAGGAAGGCTTGAGCAGATGTGCGATGAAGTGGTGTCGTGGGGAAAACCAGTGCTAGCGCTTGACGATCCGGAGAACGCACGCTTGCTGGCCTTGGGAGCGAAGCGCGTGTGGATCGAACATATCCGCAAAGGTGAAACCTTCATTTGA
- a CDS encoding type II toxin-antitoxin system VapC family toxin: protein MTMAHSWVVLDTNIWIFGLRADPARPACMQVLQHLPQLYVHVPRQILLELRANLTKEEMGRLFRLVNRYPERIQIHWEKVETAVIHKYRQPGCKLGDATVAAHVETLEAEVLVSENRDFLAEITGLPFRVASGAEIVRELGKVEEPATE, encoded by the coding sequence ATGACTATGGCGCATAGCTGGGTAGTGCTGGATACCAACATTTGGATCTTCGGCCTGCGGGCAGACCCTGCTCGACCGGCGTGTATGCAGGTGCTTCAACATTTGCCACAGCTCTACGTCCATGTTCCCCGTCAGATTCTTTTGGAGCTGCGAGCCAACCTGACGAAAGAAGAAATGGGGCGGCTCTTTCGTCTCGTGAATCGTTACCCGGAGCGGATACAAATCCATTGGGAGAAGGTGGAGACGGCTGTGATCCACAAGTATCGGCAGCCAGGTTGCAAACTCGGAGACGCCACTGTTGCCGCTCATGTAGAAACCTTGGAAGCCGAGGTCCTGGTGTCTGAGAATCGAGATTTTCTGGCGGAGATTACAGGACTTCCTTTCCGGGTTGCCAGCGGGGCAGAGATCGTGCGAGAGCTTGGAAAGGTCGAAGAGCCCGCCACGGAGTAG
- a CDS encoding adenylate/guanylate cyclase domain-containing protein, translated as MRTHNAGQAKDEQIHVRIGIHLGDVVQKDSDVFGDDVNIAARLQTLADPDTICISQVVYKEVEKKLTLGTVVSLGRPKLKNIAERFQVYALLPQAPNGFRQKLQVQRLKLSRRVGTAHRLAVVGVLLVTLTLVAVRYFPFLFPSPQPPTPSTPEAPALPDKPSIVVLPFVNMSEDPKQEYFSDGITEDITSDLSKIASLFVIARNSAFSYKGKSPKVQDVGREMGVRYVLEGSVRRADNQVRITAQLIDATTGGHLWSERYDRGLKDIFALQDEIRQKIVFALKVKLTPEEQERFQRASTNNLEAYDYWLHGHELSLRSLQERQKELNEQARQQYEKAIELDPQYAGAYAWLGFTYFQDGFYLWKDRTQMLDRATDLAQRAVALDDSLSTPHWILGIVYVFKMQHDQAIGEGEWAVVLDANDADSYVSLGNALAFAGRPEEGIGLIEKAMRLNPRYPPRYLNFLGLAYLTAGQYEEAIVPLKKAVTLSPNFAPAHGNLAICYAELGRLEEARAELVEFLRISPNASLEMTRQNVPYKDPADLERYLDGLRKAGLK; from the coding sequence TTGCGGACGCATAATGCCGGGCAAGCCAAAGACGAACAGATTCACGTCCGCATTGGCATTCACCTCGGTGACGTGGTTCAAAAAGACAGCGATGTATTCGGCGACGACGTCAACATCGCCGCGCGACTGCAAACGCTCGCGGACCCAGACACGATTTGCATTTCGCAGGTGGTGTACAAAGAGGTCGAAAAGAAACTGACGTTGGGCACGGTCGTGTCACTCGGCCGGCCCAAGCTGAAGAACATTGCCGAACGCTTCCAGGTCTACGCCCTGCTACCCCAAGCGCCGAACGGTTTCCGTCAAAAACTTCAAGTGCAACGCCTCAAGCTCTCGCGTAGGGTGGGCACGGCCCACCGCCTGGCGGTGGTAGGGGTATTGCTCGTCACACTCACCCTCGTCGCCGTTCGCTATTTCCCCTTTCTTTTTCCTAGCCCCCAGCCCCCAACCCCCAGCACCCCGGAAGCGCCTGCGCTTCCGGATAAGCCTTCCATCGTTGTCCTACCCTTCGTCAACATGAGCGAAGATCCGAAGCAGGAATACTTCAGTGATGGCATCACGGAAGACATTACGTCCGACCTTTCCAAGATTGCCAGTCTCTTTGTCATCGCCCGCAACTCGGCGTTCTCCTACAAAGGGAAATCCCCGAAAGTACAGGACGTGGGCCGCGAGATGGGGGTGCGCTATGTGTTGGAAGGCAGCGTGCGCAGAGCTGACAATCAGGTGCGCATCACCGCGCAATTGATCGACGCAACGACGGGCGGGCATCTGTGGTCCGAGCGTTATGATCGAGGGCTGAAAGACATCTTTGCTCTGCAAGATGAGATTAGGCAGAAGATCGTATTTGCGCTGAAAGTGAAGTTGACGCCGGAAGAGCAGGAACGGTTCCAGCGTGCGTCCACCAACAATCTGGAGGCTTATGACTATTGGTTGCACGGCCATGAATTATCTCTCCGTTCACTACAAGAGAGGCAGAAAGAGCTGAATGAGCAGGCGCGGCAGCAGTATGAGAAAGCAATCGAGTTGGACCCGCAATATGCAGGGGCGTACGCGTGGCTGGGATTCACCTACTTTCAGGATGGATTCTATCTATGGAAAGACCGGACGCAAATGCTTGATCGGGCCACTGATCTGGCGCAGCGGGCCGTAGCCCTGGATGACTCTTTGTCTACGCCCCACTGGATATTGGGCATAGTCTACGTGTTCAAAATGCAGCATGACCAAGCCATCGGCGAAGGAGAGTGGGCGGTCGTGCTCGATGCCAACGATGCTGACAGCTATGTGAGTCTGGGAAATGCTCTGGCCTTTGCCGGGCGGCCAGAGGAGGGTATTGGGTTGATCGAGAAGGCGATGCGCCTGAATCCCCGGTACCCGCCCCGATATCTCAACTTTTTAGGCCTTGCCTATCTTACGGCGGGGCAATACGAAGAGGCGATTGTTCCGCTGAAGAAGGCCGTTACCCTCAGTCCCAATTTTGCTCCCGCCCACGGCAACCTGGCTATTTGTTACGCGGAATTAGGGCGGCTGGAGGAGGCTCGGGCTGAGCTGGTAGAATTCCTGCGGATCAGTCCCAACGCTTCTCTGGAAATGACGAGGCAGAACGTGCCCTACAAAGATCCGGCGGACTTAGAGCGATATCTTGACGGCTTACGCAAGGCGGGGCTGAAGTGA
- a CDS encoding adenylate/guanylate cyclase domain-containing protein, which produces MPMKDSTSSTPPAEQRRLAVILLTDIVGFSRQMGANEARMLRLLEVHNQLIEPLVAAQHGTVIKTVGDAFLVDFPSVVHAVQCA; this is translated from the coding sequence TTGCCTATGAAGGACAGCACCAGCAGCACCCCGCCCGCCGAGCAGCGGCGGTTGGCCGTCATCCTGCTCACGGACATCGTGGGCTTCAGTCGCCAGATGGGGGCCAATGAAGCCCGCATGCTGCGGCTGCTGGAGGTTCATAATCAGCTCATCGAGCCTCTCGTCGCCGCGCAGCACGGCACGGTCATCAAGACCGTGGGCGATGCCTTCTTGGTCGATTTCCCTTCCGTCGTCCACGCCGTCCAGTGCGCCTAG
- a CDS encoding M1 family metallopeptidase — MADTRSYGSLTVEEQTYKLPTNVRPDRYQLQLTPDLTAFTFAGEETVSIQVLEPTTEIILNAAELQIHSVAVVAQHGQTITGAATLDEINERAIFTFPEPLVPGPYQLQLTFAGILNDKLHGFYRSTYKDANGQDKILASTQFESTDARRAFPCWDEPAYKAVFQTTLVIPEHLTAISNTAIVRETRLPGTGTKAVVFADTMKMSTYLVAFIVGEFEGTEPVYIGQTPLRVWSVPGKYYLAQFAQEVGAASLQFFSDYYNYPYPGDKLDLIAIPDFAAGAMENLGAITFRETALLVDEQAAARRELEGVANVVSHENAHMWFGDLVTMRWWNGLWLNEAFATFMATLAVDHYKPDWQRWTSFAVSRASALLVDGLHSTRPIEFPVHRPEEAAGMFDVLTYQKGAAVLRMLEQYLGAEAFRAGINLYLKKHEFANTETTDLWDAIEASSRQPARALMDTWVFQSGYPLLRVRTEGNEVVISQHIFRYLQDGQDGNDLERRWQVPIFLRASVANGVHSQTALLTGDETRLTLPSRPDWVVVNSGGHGFYRVHYTEELLDRLTAKLYDTLSAVERFNLVNDTWAAAQAGLAPMTTYLDLLRLFRDETDPNVWNIILGSGQYLYHLLDTQQRPALQTFLRSLLTPSVQKLGWSPQVGEHELISQLRGELLSALGTLGDDKTIQAEARTRYAQYQQNPAAVDRNVVPALVSILAGSGGAAEYEEFTTNFKTAKTPQEETRYLFALATFRPADLFERTLQLTINGEVRTQNAPYLMRSILLNTERRERAWAFLKANWDEMCRQYPDNSIVRMCEGILSLVTSELEADVIDFFASHPVKQGAKTMQQHLEKLRIAVAGKQRDAVNIEAYLARVA; from the coding sequence ATGGCAGATACCCGTTCGTATGGATCGCTGACCGTCGAGGAACAAACCTATAAACTACCTACAAACGTTCGTCCGGATCGTTACCAGCTTCAACTCACCCCAGACCTGACGGCGTTTACGTTTGCCGGAGAAGAGACTGTCTCTATTCAGGTATTGGAACCGACCACGGAAATCATCCTGAACGCGGCGGAGCTACAGATTCATTCCGTGGCTGTGGTCGCCCAGCATGGACAGACAATCACCGGTGCCGCCACCCTCGATGAAATCAACGAACGCGCCATCTTCACGTTTCCAGAGCCGCTTGTTCCTGGGCCTTACCAACTCCAGCTCACGTTTGCTGGCATCCTCAACGACAAACTGCACGGCTTTTATCGCAGCACGTACAAAGATGCGAACGGTCAGGACAAGATACTGGCCTCGACGCAGTTTGAATCCACCGACGCCCGCCGGGCGTTTCCGTGCTGGGATGAACCCGCCTATAAAGCGGTCTTTCAAACGACGCTGGTAATCCCAGAACATCTCACTGCCATCTCCAATACCGCGATTGTCCGCGAAACACGGCTGCCCGGCACAGGCACAAAAGCCGTGGTCTTTGCCGACACCATGAAAATGTCCACGTATCTTGTCGCCTTCATCGTCGGCGAATTTGAGGGGACCGAGCCGGTGTACATCGGTCAGACGCCGTTGCGTGTGTGGTCTGTACCAGGCAAGTACTACCTCGCCCAATTCGCCCAAGAGGTCGGAGCCGCTTCGTTGCAATTTTTTAGTGACTATTACAACTATCCTTATCCTGGCGACAAACTTGACCTGATCGCCATTCCCGACTTCGCCGCTGGCGCCATGGAAAATCTCGGCGCGATCACGTTTCGGGAAACGGCGCTGTTAGTCGATGAACAAGCTGCGGCACGCCGTGAATTGGAAGGGGTGGCCAACGTGGTCTCGCATGAAAACGCCCACATGTGGTTCGGCGATCTTGTCACCATGCGCTGGTGGAACGGGTTGTGGCTGAATGAAGCATTCGCTACGTTTATGGCGACACTGGCGGTGGATCACTATAAACCAGACTGGCAGCGCTGGACCAGCTTTGCGGTGTCACGCGCCTCGGCCTTGCTGGTGGATGGTCTCCATAGCACTCGTCCGATCGAGTTTCCCGTGCATCGACCGGAAGAAGCGGCGGGAATGTTTGACGTACTCACTTACCAAAAAGGTGCCGCCGTCCTGCGCATGCTCGAACAGTATCTGGGCGCGGAAGCGTTTCGCGCTGGCATCAACTTGTACTTGAAGAAGCACGAATTCGCTAATACCGAGACCACCGACCTGTGGGACGCCATCGAAGCATCCTCTCGTCAGCCCGCCCGCGCCTTGATGGATACGTGGGTGTTTCAGTCTGGCTATCCGCTGTTGAGGGTGCGGACAGAAGGAAATGAGGTCGTCATCTCGCAGCACATCTTCCGTTACCTGCAAGACGGCCAAGACGGCAATGATCTAGAGCGTCGTTGGCAAGTACCGATCTTTTTGCGCGCCAGCGTCGCAAATGGCGTGCACAGTCAGACTGCCCTGCTGACCGGGGACGAAACCCGCCTCACGCTCCCCTCACGCCCGGACTGGGTAGTAGTCAATTCAGGAGGGCATGGTTTTTACCGGGTGCACTATACGGAGGAGCTGCTCGACCGTCTCACCGCCAAGCTGTACGACACGCTCTCTGCGGTTGAGCGTTTCAATCTTGTGAATGACACCTGGGCGGCGGCGCAAGCCGGTCTCGCGCCGATGACGACGTATCTCGATCTGCTGCGCCTGTTCCGCGACGAGACCGACCCTAACGTGTGGAACATCATCCTGGGGTCGGGACAATACCTGTACCACCTGTTGGACACTCAGCAGCGGCCAGCCTTACAAACATTTCTCCGCAGTCTACTCACGCCCAGCGTCCAGAAACTCGGCTGGAGCCCACAGGTTGGGGAACACGAATTGATTAGTCAGTTACGCGGAGAACTCCTGAGCGCGCTAGGCACGCTGGGCGACGACAAGACCATCCAAGCCGAAGCACGCACCCGCTACGCCCAATACCAACAGAATCCGGCAGCCGTGGATCGCAACGTGGTTCCAGCGCTCGTGTCGATTCTTGCCGGCAGTGGCGGTGCAGCGGAATATGAAGAATTCACCACCAACTTCAAAACCGCCAAGACCCCGCAAGAAGAGACGCGGTATCTGTTTGCTCTTGCCACCTTCCGTCCGGCGGATTTGTTTGAACGCACTTTGCAGCTCACTATCAATGGCGAAGTACGCACCCAGAACGCGCCGTACCTGATGCGTTCGATTCTCCTCAACACCGAAAGACGCGAACGCGCCTGGGCATTTCTCAAAGCCAATTGGGACGAAATGTGCCGTCAGTACCCGGATAACTCCATCGTCCGCATGTGCGAAGGCATTCTCTCTCTTGTAACTTCAGAACTCGAAGCGGATGTGATTGATTTCTTTGCCTCGCACCCAGTCAAACAAGGGGCGAAGACCATGCAACAGCACCTCGAAAAACTCCGCATCGCCGTCGCCGGTAAACAGCGTGACGCCGTGAATATCGAGGCGTATTTGGCGCGGGTAGCGTAA
- a CDS encoding permease → MDSSIWVMGGLTLLMIIWAYLKSPDLPLRGFQTTLGLLQDVWLPLLLGFCLAGFFDVLVPREFLVKWMGEQSGWKGILIGWMIGLAMPGGPYVVFPIAASLLNQGVAVGPLVTFITAKSLLSPTRLFSWEAPFLGWPFAAARAIPSLLLPPLVGLIGQRLFVFFNR, encoded by the coding sequence GTGGATTCCTCCATCTGGGTTATGGGCGGTTTGACCTTACTGATGATTATCTGGGCCTATCTGAAAAGCCCAGACTTACCCTTGCGTGGGTTCCAGACAACTTTAGGCTTGTTGCAAGATGTATGGCTCCCGTTACTGCTCGGGTTTTGTCTCGCCGGCTTCTTCGATGTGCTCGTTCCCCGAGAGTTTCTTGTTAAGTGGATGGGAGAGCAATCTGGCTGGAAGGGTATCCTCATCGGGTGGATGATCGGACTCGCCATGCCTGGAGGACCTTACGTTGTGTTTCCGATCGCGGCTTCACTCTTAAATCAGGGAGTAGCAGTTGGTCCCTTAGTGACCTTCATTACCGCGAAATCACTGTTGTCGCCGACGCGCCTGTTTTCGTGGGAGGCTCCATTCCTCGGGTGGCCGTTTGCCGCAGCCCGCGCCATTCCCAGCCTCTTGTTGCCTCCGCTGGTTGGCCTCATTGGTCAGCGGCTTTTTGTTTTTTTTAATCGGTAG
- the pqqE gene encoding pyrroloquinoline quinone biosynthesis protein PqqE, translated as MVAPRPYTLVAELTYRCPLRCPYCSNPINLQLADTELSTEQWQRVFSEAAELGVVQLHLSGGEPVVRKDLSALIRHARQCDLYTNLITGGTLLSEDSLRQFRDNGLDHVQLSVQDTDRETAELIAGVRSYDKKLEVARLIGKLGLPLTLNVVVHRYNIKHVPELIALGVELGVQRLELANSQYYSWALENRNALLPTQTQRDEAASVALEARERYRGTMEIVFVQVDYLTKEPKPCMGGWARTYMCITPTGEVLPCHAAHTIPGLHFDNVQQKPLATIWRESSALNAFRGDAWMQEPCRSCPQKEKDFGGCRCQAFLLTGDAAATDPVCHLSPRHDVVVDAIAAAEQGEVPLVYRDQKNSERLLARL; from the coding sequence ATGGTTGCTCCTCGTCCGTATACACTTGTTGCTGAGCTGACCTATCGGTGCCCATTACGCTGCCCGTATTGTTCGAATCCAATCAACTTACAGCTGGCAGACACTGAATTGAGCACCGAGCAATGGCAGCGGGTGTTCTCCGAAGCGGCTGAGCTTGGCGTCGTGCAACTCCATCTTTCCGGAGGTGAACCCGTTGTCCGTAAAGACCTGTCTGCTCTGATTCGGCATGCTCGTCAATGCGACTTGTATACGAATCTGATTACTGGCGGCACGTTGCTCTCAGAGGACAGTTTACGACAGTTCCGTGATAACGGGCTCGATCATGTCCAGCTCAGCGTGCAAGATACCGATCGAGAGACGGCGGAACTAATCGCTGGCGTGCGTTCGTATGACAAGAAGCTTGAGGTGGCGCGCTTGATCGGAAAGTTAGGGCTTCCGCTGACCCTCAATGTTGTCGTCCATCGGTACAACATCAAACATGTACCGGAACTCATCGCTCTTGGGGTAGAGCTGGGCGTACAGCGGCTCGAACTTGCCAATAGTCAATACTATTCTTGGGCGCTGGAGAACCGCAATGCCTTGTTACCGACGCAAACGCAGCGTGATGAAGCGGCCAGCGTCGCCCTCGAAGCGCGCGAACGTTATCGCGGCACGATGGAAATTGTCTTTGTGCAGGTGGATTACCTGACCAAGGAGCCGAAGCCGTGTATGGGAGGTTGGGCGCGCACCTACATGTGCATTACTCCCACTGGCGAAGTGCTTCCTTGTCATGCCGCGCATACCATTCCAGGTCTCCATTTTGACAATGTTCAACAAAAACCGCTCGCGACCATCTGGCGAGAATCCTCCGCGCTCAATGCGTTTCGTGGGGATGCGTGGATGCAAGAGCCCTGTCGGAGCTGTCCACAAAAAGAGAAAGATTTTGGCGGTTGTCGCTGTCAGGCGTTTTTGTTGACCGGAGATGCGGCGGCGACTGATCCGGTCTGCCATCTCTCTCCTCGCCATGACGTCGTGGTTGATGCGATTGCGGCAGCTGAGCAGGGTGAGGTTCCACTGGTCTATCGTGATCAAAAAAATAGCGAACGCTTATTGGCCCGCTTATGA
- the pqqD gene encoding pyrroloquinoline quinone biosynthesis peptide chaperone PqqD, whose amino-acid sequence MAELPVDCRPRLASKARLRWDNVGKKHMLVFPEAAMLLNDSATAILELCDGERLVVQIVDELVGQFTGADRNVIANEVSALLSRLQTRGLLEI is encoded by the coding sequence ATGGCTGAACTCCCGGTTGATTGTCGCCCACGGCTGGCCTCCAAAGCGCGCTTGCGCTGGGATAACGTGGGAAAAAAGCACATGCTCGTTTTCCCCGAAGCCGCGATGCTGTTGAATGACAGCGCGACGGCGATCCTCGAACTGTGCGACGGTGAACGTCTAGTTGTGCAGATTGTTGACGAGCTTGTTGGACAGTTTACCGGGGCGGACCGCAACGTGATCGCTAATGAAGTATCGGCGTTACTCAGTCGTCTGCAGACTCGCGGCTTGCTGGAGATCTAA
- the pqqC gene encoding pyrroloquinoline-quinone synthase PqqC, with amino-acid sequence MSTGDSQELWSRDEFIRQLRAVGEEGYHDKHPFHVLMHEGKLTKRQLQAWIENRFYYQAMIPKKDSVIMAKMTNPAERRAWIQRIIDHDGVPGQEAGGIHKWLVLGEAADLPREDVENFRFVLPAVRFAVDAYLTLVQTHSLVEAVGSSLTELFAPTLMALRLPAFEVHYPWVQEEGLEYFRSRLIQAPRDAEYGIEYVVTHCTTRDLQERIVRVLTTKCHILWSLLDAVHFAYVTPGLPPPLWGK; translated from the coding sequence ATGAGTACAGGCGACAGTCAAGAATTATGGAGCCGTGACGAGTTTATCCGACAACTCCGCGCAGTCGGAGAGGAAGGGTACCACGATAAGCACCCATTCCATGTGCTGATGCATGAAGGAAAACTGACCAAGCGGCAACTGCAAGCCTGGATTGAAAATCGCTTTTACTACCAGGCCATGATTCCGAAGAAAGACTCGGTCATCATGGCGAAAATGACAAACCCAGCCGAACGACGAGCGTGGATTCAACGCATTATCGATCATGATGGCGTGCCTGGACAGGAAGCTGGTGGGATTCACAAATGGCTCGTGCTTGGTGAAGCTGCCGATTTACCTCGTGAAGATGTAGAAAATTTTCGCTTCGTGCTGCCGGCTGTCCGCTTCGCGGTGGATGCTTATCTCACCTTGGTGCAAACGCACTCTTTGGTTGAGGCTGTCGGCTCCTCGCTCACCGAACTGTTTGCGCCCACCCTCATGGCGCTGCGACTGCCAGCCTTCGAAGTCCATTATCCGTGGGTGCAAGAAGAAGGGCTAGAATATTTTCGCTCGCGGCTCATTCAAGCGCCACGCGATGCAGAGTACGGCATCGAATATGTGGTGACGCACTGTACAACCCGTGATCTGCAAGAGCGCATCGTTCGTGTCTTAACGACCAAATGTCATATCCTCTGGAGTCTGCTTGATGCGGTGCATTTTGCGTATGTGACTCCGGGTTTACCGCCGCCGCTGTGGGGAAAGTGA